A single window of Rhodamnia argentea isolate NSW1041297 chromosome 5, ASM2092103v1, whole genome shotgun sequence DNA harbors:
- the LOC115732117 gene encoding uncharacterized protein LOC115732117, which translates to MVRTGGSSTVGGRNAGADNRIDEVLQALANLGTAIGAQAQQPQVGTNVGGGKYRLRGLVEQFLKLRPPKFTGLGHPEDAKRWIKSMEKIFRLLNCNDVDRVALAEYQLEDNAQHWWYASKDTVFSQGVEVTWEVFVNAFYGQYFFDCARDQKIAKFMNLTQSDMTVVRYEAKFSELSRFAPRLIEAQERRCKRFLNGLKIEIQK; encoded by the coding sequence ATGGTAAGGACCGGAGGGTCATCAACAGTGGGAGGCAGGAATGCAGGAGCGGACAACCGGATTGACGAAGTCTTGCAAGCTTTGGCTAATTTGGGCACGGCGATAGGAGCTCAAGCGCAGCAACCACAAGTTGGTACAAATGTTGGAGGAGGCAAATACCGTTTGCGGGGTTTAGTAGAACAATTCCTAAAGTTAAGACCACCAAAATTTACAGGATTAGGACACCCCGAGGATGCCAAGAGGTGGATTAAGAGTATGGAAAAGATTTTTAGATTGCTAAATTGCAATGATGTGGACAGAGTAGCTCTGGCTGAATATCAATTGGAGGACAACGCCCAACATTGGTGGTATGCAAGCAAGGACACTGTATTTTCCCAAGGTGTAGAGGTAACTTGGGAGGTCTTTGTCAATGCCTTCTATGGGCAGTATTTTTTTGATTGTGCAAGAGATCAAAAAATAGCTAAATTTATGAATCTGACTCAAAGTGACATGACTGTGGTTCGATATGAGGCAAAATTTTCTGAGCTTTCTAGGTTTGCTCCTCGGTTGATTGAGGCACAAGAGCGTCGGTGTAAGAGGTTTTTGAATGGACTTAAGATTGAGATCCAGAAGTAG